From Lepisosteus oculatus isolate fLepOcu1 chromosome 8, fLepOcu1.hap2, whole genome shotgun sequence, one genomic window encodes:
- the susd6 gene encoding sushi domain-containing protein 6, whose protein sequence is MCNGMVAPKTRALIPLPPVNDGIPLALLLLLAFVSQGLASGCSRPLPIPHGSVNLTETNRGSFPVGTALQYSCEVGFTIEGPSAITCTSGGSWSDNPPRCIRADVCRPPFEPENGGYTCHPSPCHRLAQGTVIEYFCDEGYALKGEYKYLTCQNGEWDPTMEISCLLGPDKESHSPLGVPTLSIVASTASSVALILLLVVLFVLLQPKLKSFHHNRREQGVSGEPVSIVVEGVQVSLPSYEEAVYGSGGAFVPPSESRVQIVLSEGPQAEEEDPVQPECSLPSTSHHSETVLVHQVPSSSSSSSWAPEPTGAAPLPQRQDSESSDQHSLLSLTSTEDFADDIPLLKEA, encoded by the exons ATGTGCAATGGAATGGTAGCACCTAAGACAAGAGCCCTCATCCCTCTCCCTCCTGTTAATGACGGAATCCCACTAgctctgctgctgcttcttGCCTTTGTCTCCCAAGGGCTGGCATCAG GATGTTCCAGGCCATTGCCCATTCCTCATGGCTCAGTAAATCTGACCGAGACGAACCGGGGCTCGTTCCCTGTTGGCACAGCGCTGCAGTACAGCTGCGAGGTGGGCTTCACCATTGAAGGACCCAGTGCCATCACCTGCACCTCTGGGGGGAGCTGGTCCGACAACCCCCCTCGCTGCATCCGTGCAGATG TATGCCGACCACCTTTTGAGCCAGAGAATGGGGGATACACATGCCACCCCTCTCCCTGTCATCGGCTGGCCCAGGGCACTGTGATTGAATATTTCTGTGACGAGGGCTATGCATTGAAGGGAGAGTACAAATACCTCACCTGCCAGAATGGAGAGTGGGACCCCACTATGGAGATCAGCTGTCTGCTGGGCCCAG ATAAAGAGTCACATTCGCCACTGGGTGTGCCAACTCTATCCATCGTGGCTTCTACAGCCAGCTCTGTTGCCCTCATTCTCCTGCTGGTTGTCTTGTTTGTACTGCTGCAGCCAAAACTGAAATCCTTTCATCACAACAG GCGTGAGCAGGGTGTGTCTGGTGAGCCGGTCTCCATTGTGGTGGAGGGGGTGCAAGTATCTCTTCCCTCTTATGAGGAAGCAGTGTATGGCAGTGGCGGTGCCTTTGTCCCGCCCTCGGAGTCCCGCGTGCAGATCGTGCTTTCAGAGGGCCCCCAGGCTGAGGAAGAGGACCCCGTCCAGCCAGAGTGCAGCCTCCCCTCCACCTCTCACCACTCTGAGACTGTTCTGGTACACCAGGTGCCCTCATCTTCTTCATCCTCTTCCTGGGCTCCTGAACCCACTGGTGCTGCCCCTCTACCCCAGCGCCAGGACTCGGAGAGCAGCGATCAGCACAGCCTGCTCTCCCTTACTTCCACAGAGGACTTTGCTGATG ATATTCCTTTACTAAAGGAAGCATGA